GGACTTGAATTTGCCGAAGAAGTCTATGCGGCAATCGCTCGCATTATACAATATCCTCAAGCATCTTCGCTGATTTCAAAGCATACGCGGCGGTGCCTGATTAACCGGTTTCCCTATGGTGTTATTTTTCAAATCAAATCCGGCACACTGCGGATCATTGCTATCGCAAACCTTCATCGTCGCCCTGGGTACTGGAAAGTCAGAATATAGTTCTAATTTCCGGTCTTTTGGGGAATGTTATTTACATACCTTTGTGCTTCGCTAATATTTGCGACATCGTAGCGGATGGAGCGGATCGTAGACCGCTCATCCGAGGGAAATCCGTGATATCGGGATTCCTGATAATAACTAGTTCGGCAAGACCAGATTAATCAGAAACGAACAAAACATCGTGTTGCCATAAGGC
The sequence above is a segment of the bacterium genome. Coding sequences within it:
- a CDS encoding type II toxin-antitoxin system RelE/ParE family toxin; the encoded protein is MKFYFHPQADDELEKASRYYDTCRHGLGLEFAEEVYAAIARIIQYPQASSLISKHTRRCLINRFPYGVIFQIKSGTLRIIAIANLHRRPGYWKVRI